Proteins encoded in a region of the Zea mays cultivar B73 chromosome 2, Zm-B73-REFERENCE-NAM-5.0, whole genome shotgun sequence genome:
- the LOC100281639 gene encoding uncharacterized protein LOC100281639, translating to MSDLLSYISKVMCIKARSEATQAGEDSGCPADECRVCLSKIRLGEATRRLPCRHVFHRDCVDRWLSSCKRTCPLCRVYVADGNKQPVAAKHTSREAQALADDLVIWFSTVLVPGF from the coding sequence ATGAGCGACCTGTTATCCTACATTTCCAAGGTCATGTGCATCAAGGCAAGATCGGAGGCAACACAAGCCGGCGAGGACAGCGGCTGCCCAGCGGACGAGTGCCGCGTCTGCCTGTCCAAGATTCGGCTCGGCGAGGCTACCCGCCGACTGCCGTGTCGCCATGTGTTCCACCGGGACTGCGTCGACCGGTGGCTCTCGTCCTGCAAGCGAACCTGTCCGCTGTGCCGAGTTTATGTGGCCGATGGGAACAAGCAGCCGGTGGCGGCAAAGCACACCAGCCGTGAAGCACAGGCACTCGCCGACGACCTTGTTATCTGGTTCTCCACCGTGCTTGTTCCCGGTTTCTGA